A segment of the Agromyces sp. H17E-10 genome:
ATCGCGCCCGAGAACGAGCCCGAGTTCCCCGGCGACGAGGAGACCGAGCGCCGCTACCGCGCCTGGATCCGCTGGAACGCGGCCATGCTCGTGCACCGCGCGCAGCGCCCCGGCATCGGCGTGGGCGGCCACATCTCGACCTACGCGTCGAGCGCCGCCCTGTACGAGGTCGGCTTCAACCACTTCTTCCGCGGGCAGGACCACCCCGGCGGCGGCGACCAGGTCTTCTTCCAGGGCCACGCCTCCCCCGGCATGTACGCCCGCGCATTCCTCGAGGGGCGCCTCTCGAGCGACCAGCTCGACGGCTTCCGGCAGGAGAAGTCGCACGCGCCGAACGGCCTCTCGAGCTACCCGCACCCGCGGCTCATGCCCGAGTTCTGGCAGTTCCCGACCGTGTCGATGGGTCTCGGACCGATCAACGCGATCTACCAGGCTCAGCTCAACAAGTACCTCACCAACCGCGGCATCAAGGACGCGTCCGACCAGCACGTCTGGGCCTTCCTCGGCGACGGCGAGATGGACGAGGTCGAGAGCCGCGGCCAGCTCCAGGTCGCGGCGAACGAGGGCCTCGACAACCTCACCTTCGTCATCAACTGCAACCTGCAGCGCCTCGACGGCCCCGTGCGCGGCAACGGCAAGATCATCCAGGAGCTCGAGAGCTTCTTCCGCGGCGCCGGCTGGAACGTCATCAAGGTCGTGTGGGGCCGCGAGTGGGACTCGCTGCTCGCGAACGACCACGAGGGTGCGCTGCGCAACCTCATGAACGTCACGCCCGACGGCGACTACCAGACCTACAAGGCCGAATCGGGCGCGTACGTGCGCGAGAACTTCTTCGGACGCGATCCGCGGGCTCTCGAGCTCGTGAAGGACCTCAGCGACGACGAGATCTGGGGCCTCAAGCGCGGCGGCCACGACTACCGCAAGGTCTACGCGGCGTTCAAGGCCGCGACCGAGCACAAGGGCCAGCCCACCGTCATCCTCGCGAAGACCATCAAGGGCTACGGCCTCGGTCCCGCCTTCGAGGGCCGCAACGCGACCCACCAGATGAAGAAGATGACGCTCGAGAACCTCAAGACGTTCCGCGACTCGATGCGCATCCCGATCACCGACGCGCAGCTCGAGGAGAACCCCTACCTGCCGCCGTACTACACTCCGGGCGACTCCGACCCGGCGATCCAGTACCTGCACGAGCGGCGTCGCGAGCTCGGCGGCTACACGCCCGAGCGTCGTACCAAGTACACGCAGGTGACGCTGCCCGACGACTCGGCGTACGCGATCGCCAAGAAGGGCTCGGGCACGCAGGAGATCGCCACCACCATGGCGTTCGTGCGACTCCTGAAGGACCTGATCCGGTCGAAGGACTTCGGCAACCGCATCGTGCCGATCATCCCCGACGAGGCCCGCACGTTCGGCATCGACGCGTTCTTCCCGACCGCGAAGATCTACAACCCGAACGGCCAGCACTACACGTCGGTCGACCGGGAGTTGCTCCTTGCGTACAAGGAGAGCCCGCAGGGCCAGATCGTGCACGTCGGCATCAACGAGGCGGGCGCGCTCGCCGCGTTCACCAACATCGGCACGTCGTACTCGACGCAGGGCGAGCCGCTCATCCCGATCTACGTGTTCTACTCGATGTTCGGGTTCCAGCGCACGGGCGACGCGATGTGGGCCGCCGGCGACCAGATGGCGCGCGGCTTCATCATCGGCGCGACCGCCGGTCGCACGACGCTCACGGGCGAGGGCCTGCAGCACGCCGACGGCCACTCGCCGATGCTCGCGGCGACGAACCCCGCGGTCGTCTCGTACGACCCGGCGTACGGCTACGAGATCGGCCACATCATGCGTTCGGGCCTCGAGCGCATGTACGGCGGCCAGCACCCCGACCCGAACGTCATGTACTACCTCACGGTGTACAACGAGCCGATCGTGCAGCCCGCCGAGCCCGAGGGCGTCGACGTCGAGGGCATCGTCCGCGGCATCCACCGCCTCTCCGTCTCCGACGCCGCCGGCCCCAAGGCGCAGCTGCTCGCTTCGGGCGTCGCCGTGCCGTGGATCCTCGAGGCGCAGCAGCTCCTCGCGGAGGACTGGGGCGTCTCGGCCGACGTCTGGAGCGTGACGAGCTGGAACGAGCTCCGCCGCGACGGCCTGGCCGCCGACGAGCACAACTTCCTGAACCCCGACGCCGAGCGCCAGGTGCCCTACGTGACGCAGAAGCTCACCGGGTTGCAGGGGCCGTTCGTCGCCGTGTCGGACTACGCGCACTCCGTGCCCGACCAGATCCGGAAGTACGTGCCGGGCGAGTTCGCGACGCTCGGCGCCGACGACTTCGGTTTCTCCGACACGCGTGCCGCCGCACGTCGCTACTTCAAGATCGACGGCCCGTCGGTCGTGGTCCGTACCCTCGAGCAGCTCGCCGAGCGCGGCGAGGTCGACCGTTCGCTGCCGGCCCGTGCGATCGAGAAGTACCGTCTGCACGATGTGAACGCCGGCACGACCGGATCGGCCGGCGGCGAGAGCTAGCGGGCAGCGAGGTGGCGACGAGGCCGAAGACGAAGGCGGAGACGCTCGCATGGTTGCGTACCATCGCGGGTGAGCTCGCGACCGCGACGCTCAAGCGACTCGAGGACACGTTGCCGTGGTACGGCGACATGCCCCCGAGCCGCCGCTCCGCCGTCGGCCTCGTCGCCCAAGCCGGCATCTCCTCGTTCATCGCCTGGTTCGACGACCCGCGGTCGACGCCGTGGATCGCGGCCGACGTGTTCGGAGCGGCCCCCAGGGAGCTGCTCCGTTCGGTGAGCCTGCAGCAGACGCTGCAGCTCATCCGCGTCGTCGTCGAGGTCGTCGAGGAGCGCGTGAAGGACGGCGGCGAGCCGCTGCGCGAGGCGATCCTGCTGTACTCCCGTGAAATCGCGTTCGCGGCGGCCGACGTCTACGCACGGGCCGCAGAGGCCCGCGGACTGTGGGACGCGCGCCTCGAGGCGCTCGTCGTCGACTCGATCCTCTCGGGCGAGGCCGACGACGAGCTGCCGAGCCGCATCGCCGCCCTCGGCTGGCACGGTCACGGCGAGGTCGCGGTGCTCGTCGGCACCGCGCCGAAGCAGCTCGACGTCGACCACGTCCGACGGGCGGCACGGCACATGCACGCCGATGTCCTCATCGGCGTGCAGGGCAATCGCCTCGTGCTCGTGATCGGCCGAGCCGACCCGCTCTCGGTCGACGGCGACGAGTCGATCGGCACGGCGCCTGCGCTCACCTTCCTCGAGATCGCGACCCAGCTCGAGCCGCACTTCGGACCCGGTCACCTCGTGCTCGGCCACGCCGTGCCCAATCTCGTCGATGCGTCGAAGAGTGCGAAGGCGGCGCTCGCGGGGTTCGCGGTCGCCCGCTCGTGGCGGCACGCGCCCCGCCCGGTGCACGCCGACGACCTGCTCCCCGAGCGTGCGCTCGCCGGCGACCCGCTCGCGCGAGCGACCCTCGTGCACCGCATCTACCGTCCGTTGCAGGCGCATTCGACCGAGCTGCTCACGACCCTCTGGAGCTATCTCGACAACGGCCGGTCGCTCGAGGCGACCGCCCGCGAGCTCTTCGTGCATCCGAACACCGTGCGGTACCGCTTGAAGCGCGTCTCCGACGTGATCGGGTGGGATGCGACAGGTGCACGCGAGGCGCTGATCCTGCAGTCCGCGCTCATCATCGGGTCGATGAGCGACCACGAGCATCCCCCGCGCCGACCGTCCTGAGCGACCGGCGCGGGCAACGCGGCCCCGGTTGCCTGTGCAGTCGATACAACGGTTGCGCGAAGAGCTTGTGGCGTGTGCACACCACACTTCGCCCCGTGATTGGCAGACTGGGGTGGTGATCGTCGTCGTCTGCCCTGGACAGGGCTCTCAGACCCCCGGATTCCTCGCCCCCTGGCTCGCCGAGCCGGGCTTCGCCGCGCGCCTCGACGCGCTCTCGGCCGCCGCCGGCGTCGACCTGGCGACGCACGGCACCGTGAGCGACGCCGACACCATCCGCGACACCGCGGTGGCGCAGCCGCTCATCGTCGCGGCCGGACTGCTCACGCTCGACGCACTGCTCGCCGACGGCCGCGCGGCCCGCATCGGCGGCATCGCCGGCCACTCGGTCGGCGAGATCACCGCCGCCGCGGGCGCGGGCGTACTGAGCGGCACCGACGCGATGGGGTTCGTGGCCGAGCGCGGCCGGGCCATGGCCGAGGCGGCCGCGCTCGAGCCCACGGGCATGAGCGCCGTGCTCGGCGGCGACGAGGCCGGACTGCTCGCGCGTCTCGACGAGCTCGGTCTCGAGCCCGCGAACTTCAACGGCGGCGGCCAGATCGTCGTCGCCGGCGCGGTCGATGCGCTCGAGCAGCTGAAGGCCGAGCCGCCGGCAGGGGCCCGCGTCATCCCGCTCCAGGTCGCGGGCGCGTTCCACACCCGCTACATGCGACCTGCCGTCGAACGGCTCGCGAAGGTCGCCGAGGAGCTCTCCCCCGCCGACCCGACGCTCCCCATCTGGACCAACCGCGACGGCAGCGTCGTCGCCTCGGGCGCCGAGTTCCTCGAGCTGCTCGTCGGCCAGGTCTCCTCGCCCGTGCGCTGGGACCGCTGCATGGAGTCGTTCGCCGCGGCGAACGTCACGGGCATCATCGAACTCGCTCCGGCCGGTGCTCTCGTCGGCCTCGCCAAGCGCGGACTCAAGGGCGTTCCGACCGTCGCCGTGAAGACGCCCGACGACCTGCCCGCCGCCATCGAACTCATCGATCAGGCCGCCTGATCCGCTTCGCCGAACCACGAGAAAGCCGAGCATGACGAGACCAACCCTCCAGCAGTCGCACGGACCCGCCTACACGCGCATCTACGCGCTCGGCGCCGCGCGCGGCGAGAACGCCGTGCCGAACGACGACCTCGTCGGGCCGATCGACTCGTCCGACGAGTGGATCCAGCAGCGCACCGGGATCATCACCCGCACCCGCGCCGGTGCCGACGTCCTCGCGGTCGACCTGGCCACCGCCGCCGCGACCGAGGCGATCGAGCGTTCGGGCGTCGCCCCCGAACTCATCGACCTCGTGATCATCGCCACGATCTCGAACGTGCAGCAGACCCCGTCGATGGCGGCCGTCGTCGCCGACCGTGTGGGCGCCAACCCGGCCGCGGCATACGACGCGAACGCCGCCTGCGCGGGCTACGCCTACGCGATCGCGCAGGCCGACGCGCTCATCCGCGCGGGCGCCGCGCACTACGCGCTCGTGATCGGCGCCGAGAAGCTCTCCGACGTCGTCGACCCGACCGACCGCTCGATCTCGTTCCTGCTCGGCGACGGCGCCGGCGCCGCAGTCATCGGCCCCAGCGACACGCCCGGCATCGCCCGTACCGTGTGGGGCTCAGACGGCTCGAAGGCGGGCGCGGTCGGCATGAACGGCACGCTCGTCGAGTTCCGCGACGGCGCCGCCGAGTGGCCGACGCTCCGCCAGGAGGGGCAGACGGTCTTCCGCTGGGCCGTGTGGGACATGGCGAAGGTCGCCAAGCAGGCGCTGGATGCCGCGGGCGTGACCAGTGCGGATCTGGCAGCCTTCATCCCCCACCAGGCGAACATGCGCATCATCGACGAGTTCGCCAAGCAGCTGAAGCTTCCCGAGTCGGTGGTCATCGCCCGCGACATCGCGACGACCGGCAACACCTCGGCCGCGTCGATCCCGCTCGCGACCCACCGCCTGCTCGAAGAGCACCCCGAGCTTTCCGGAGGCCTCGCCCTCCAGATCGGCTTCGGCGCCGGACTCGTGTTCGGCGCCCAAGTGGTGGTTCTGCCCTGAACCACCGACCCTCGTCCATCTAGACTGTCTCTCGGTCAAACGAGACACCCCTCAAGGAGAAGAACCATGGCATTGTCCACCGAAGAAGTGCTTGCCGGCCTGGCCGAGCTCATCAACGACGAGACCGGCATCGCGACCGACACGGTTGAGCTGGACAAGTCGTTCACCGACGACCTCGACATCGACTCGATCTCGATGATGACGATCGTCGTCAACGCCGAGGAGAAGTTCGACGTGAAGATCCCCGACGAGGAGGTCAAGAACCTCAAGACCGTCGGCGACGCCGTCGACTTCATCGTCAAGGCCCAGGCCTAGTCGCTACGACGAGCGGGCCGCGGCACCGTCCCGGCCCGCTCGATCCGTCCCCTTCGTCTTCCTCCCCGGAGTGTTTTCGTCATGACCAAGAACATCGTCGTCACGGGTATCGGCGCGTCGTCGCCGATCGGTGGCACCGCCCCCGACAGCTGGACCGCGCTGCTCGCCGGCGCGTCGGGCGCACGCACCCTCGAACACGACTGGGTGGCCGAGTACTCGCTGCCCGTCACCTTCGCGGCCGAGGCCCTCGTCCGCCCCGACACCGTCCTCGAGCGCCCTGTCGCGAAGCGTCTCGACCCGTCCTCGCAGCTTGCGCTCGTCGCCGCCCTCGAGGCATGGGCCGACGCCGGCAGCCCCGAGGTCGACCCCGAGCGACTCGGCGTCGACTTCGCCACCGGCATCGGCGGGGTCTGGACCCTGCTCGACGCGTGGGACACCCTGCGCGAGAAGGGCCCGCGCCGGGTCCTCCCGATGACCGTGCCCATGCTCATGCCGAACTCGGCCTCGGGCAACCTCTCGCTGCACTTCGGCGCCCGCGCCTTCGCCACCACGGTCGCGAGCGCCTGCGCCTCGAGCACCGAGTCGATCTTCAACGCGATCGAGCACCTGCAGGACGGCCTGGCCGACGTCGTCATCGCCGGCGGCACCGAGTCCGCGATCCACCCCATCACGATCGCCTCGTTCGCCTCGATGCAGGCACTCTCCAAGCGCAACGACGACCCCGCGACCGCGTCCCGTCCGACGAGCGTCGACCGCGACGGGTTCGTCATGGGCGAGGGCGCCGGCGTCCTCATCCTCGAGACCGAGGAACACGCCAAGGCTCGCGGCGCGAAGATCTACGCCTACGTCGCGGGCGGCGGGGTCACCGCCGACTCGTACCACATCACGGCGAACGACCCCGAGGGTCGCGGCGCGGCCCGTGCGGTCAAGCTCGCACTCGAGCAGGCCGGCGCCTCGCCCGACGACGTGACGCACATCAACGCGCACGCCACCTCGACGCCCGTCGGCGACCCGAACGAGTACCAGGCGCTCAAGGCCGTGTTCGGCGACCGCGTCGACGAGATCCCCGTGTCGGCGACCAAGGCCTCGACCGGGCACCTCCTCGGCGGCACCGGAGCACTCGAGGCGATCTTCACGGTGCTCGCGCTGCGCGACCGCGTCGCTCCCCCGACGATCAACATCACCGAGCAGGACCCCCAGGTGCCGTTCCGTGTCTCCGGCAGCACGCAGGAGCTGGGCGCCGGCGACCAGCTCGCGATCTCGAACTCGTTCGGGTTCGGCGGCCACAACGCAGTCATCGCGTTCCGCTCCGCCTGATCACACATCGACAAGGAGAAGGACCCCGGCGCTGGCGCGCCGGGGTCCTTCTTCGTCGGTGACATCCAGACTGCGAAGGACCCCGGCGCTGGCGCGCCGGGGTCCTTCTTCGTCGGTGACATCCAGACTGCGAAGGACCCCGGCGCTGGCGCGCCGGGGTCCTTCTTCGTCGTCGGGCCGTCTGCTTCGCTCGTACGTCTGCCGGGGATCCCCCTTCCGACCTCCGCGTCGCGCCGCAGCCGGCCCGCGGTCAACGGGCCTCGCCCCGCGGGGGCGAGCGTCGTCGTGTCAGCGCGGTCACGTCGCTCACCCGACCTGATGCAGCCAGACCACCGGCGCGAAGTCGCTCGCGTGGCGGAAGGGTTCGAGCTCGTCGTCCCAAGCCTGGCCGAGCGCCAGCCGGAGCTCGCGATGCAGTTCCTGCGGGTCGTACCCGCCGACCTCCATCGCGTACCGGATGCGGTCCTCGGGCACGACCGTGTTGCCGACCGAGTCCGTCTGGGCGAAGAACACGCCGAGCTCGGGAGTGTGCATCCAGCGGGCGCCGTCACTGCCGGGCGCAGCATCCTCGCTCACCTCGAACCGCAGCTGGTCCCAGCCGCGCAGCGCCGAGGCGATGCGGGCGCCGCTGCCGGCAGCGCCCTCCCAGTAGTACTCGGCGCGCTGCGTGCCGCGCAGCACCGGCTGTTCCTGCCAGTCGAAGTTCACCGGCACTCCGAGCGCGCGGCCTGCGGCCCACTCGACATGCGGACAGAGCGCCCTCGGCGAGGAGTGCACGAACAGCACGCCTCGCGCGGCGCGTGCGGCCGGCGCGACCGTCTCTGCCATCTCGATCTCCGTTCTCGTGAGGTGCGTCTTCCCCTACGACCTCGGAACGGCGGGTGGCCGGTGTTCGATTGTGGCGGCATCGGCCGCACCGCCGATTATGCCCCGGAACCCGTGCATTCACAAGGGTTCGCGCCTCACCGGCGCGCCGCACCACAGGCATCGGCGTCGCACGCGCGGAGCAACACTATGCTCGGTGAGGTATTCGAATTCGTCGAAGGGACGCCGAGATGGCCGTCAGAGAAGCCCTCCTCGCTCTCCTGCTCGGCGGGCCGGCGTACGGCTTCCAGCTGCACGGCGCGCTCGCGACCAGAACGGGCGGACGACGACGGATCAACGTCGGCCAGAGTTATGCGACACTCGAGCGCGCCACGAAGTCGGGACTCATCGAGTCGGCCGGCACGACCGACGACGGCCTCCCCCTGCATCGGCTCACCGAGGCGGGCACGGCGCTCGCGCTGGGCTGGTTGGGCGGGGCGGATGCCGCGGGCGCGGAGCCATGGGACGAGACGATCGACCGCGTGCTCATCGCAGCATCGCTGCCCGAGATCGACGAGCGGCCCATCCTCGACGCCGAGCTCGGGCGGTGGGGCACCCGGCTGACCGACGCCGAGGCGAGGGCCGGTTCCGAGGTCGACTCCGATGCGAGACCCGACCTCGCTCCCGAGGCCGGCGCCGTCAGCGCGTTGACGAGGCTTGCGGCATCCGCCGACGCGGCACGAGCGCGCGCGGCGCTCGACTGGCTCGCGGTCGCTGCACTCGCAGCGGCATCCGGCACCCCGCTCACCTTCGCACCCACCACCGAGCGACCGCGCCGGGGCCGTCGCCCGAGGCCGTCGGCCGCCGCCGCCGAGTCGGTTCAGCCGTCGGCCATGCCGTAGCTCTTGACGATCGCGAGGTCGAGCGGGAAGTCCACCGGGAAGTCGCCGAAGAGCAGCCGCCCAGCACCTTCGGCGCTCTCGCGCACCGCCTGTGCGACCTCGTCGGCGTGCTCGATCGGCGTGTGCACGATGATCTCGTCGTGCAGGTAGTAGACGAGGTGCGGAACCGCGCCGAACACCGGACCCGAACGGTCGGCGATCGTCGCCGCGGGCGGAAACGCGGCGAGACGCGTGCGCAGCGCCGCCATCCAGCACAGCGCCCATTCCGCAGCGCTGCCCTGCACCACGAAGTTGCGGGTGAACCGGCCCCAGTCTCGCGCGACGCTGCGGGCCCGCCGCTCGTCGGCGGCCGAGGCGTCGGGCTCGCTCGCACGCGCCTGGACGGCGTGCCACGACGCCGGCGGAACGGGCGAGGAACGCCCGAGATTCGTCGTGACCTGAGCGCCCCGCTCCCCCGTCGCGGCCGCGCGGTCGACGAGGGACATCGCCCGCGGGTACGCACGGGCGAGGCGCGGCACGAGGCGCCCGCTGTCGCCCGTCGTCGCGCCGTACATCGCACCGAGGATCGCGATCTTCGCCTGGTCGCGCGTCTCGACGACGCCGTCGTCGACGATGCCGCGATAGATGTCACGTCCGCGGGCAGCGGTCGCCATCGCCTCGTCACGAGCGAGCCCGGCGAGCACGCGCGGTTCGAGCTGGGCCGCATCGGCGACGACGAGGGTCCAGCCCGGATCGGCGACCACGGCGCTGCGCACGCCCTTCGGCAGCTGCAGCGCTCCCCCGCCCGAGGTCGCCCAGCGACCGGTCGCCGTACCCCCGGGCACGTAGTCGGGCCGGAATCGACCGTCCACGATCCACTCATCGAGCCATGCCCATCCGTTCGCGCTCAGGAGACGTGCTGAACGCTTGTAGGCCAGCAGCGGGGCGATGGCCGGATGGTCGTGCTCGCGCAGCTCCCACTTCGCGGTCGAGTCGACCTGGATGCCCGCGTTGCGGAGCGCCCGGAGCAGCGACGCCTGCGAGTCGAGGTTCGCCGACGGCTGCTCGAGTGCCGCTCGCACCTCCGCCGCGAGCACGAGCATGCGCTCGGGCTTCCACCCCGGTTCGGGCCGTGCGCCGAGCTCGGCCTCGAGGATGCGTTCGTGCACCGAGCGGCTCCACGGGAGACCGGCGGCGCGCAACTCGGCGCCGATGAGCGCGCCGGCGGACTCGGCCGCCAGCAGGAGACGCATCGCGCCCGGATGGACGCTCGTCGCCGTCAGCCGCTCCTGTCGCCGGAACTCGCCGACCACCTCGGGGAGCGGGACGATCGAGGGATCGGTCGGCGAGACCCGATCGTCGTCGCCGCCGAAGGAATCGCCCAGATCGAAGAGGGCGGCGAGCTCTGACTGGGGTGCCGGGGTCGCAGCGCCGGGGACGCGCCCCGAGAGATTCGGCGCGGCCTCGAGCCACCCCGGACGCGTCGGCGCGTCGGCTCGGGCCGCGCGTGTCTCGGTCGAGCCCTCGAGCACCGCCCCGCAGAGCAGCAGGTCGTGGCAGCGTTCGACACGAACCCCGGCGGCGAGGAGCAACGGGTACCAATGCCGCGTGTCGCTCCACACCCATCGCGGTCGTGCGTCACGCTCGAGCGCCTCGACGCGCGACGGCAGCTCAGCCGTGGCCATCGTCTCGACGAGGGCCGCAGGGTCGTCGAGATCGACGAGCGCGACCCGGTCACGCCCGTCGGCTCCGACCGCCATCCGCACCCCACCATTCTCGCTCCGACCGCCGACATCGAGATGTCGGCGGTCGGCGGGACACTCGACACCATGACGAACGAGAGGTGGACGCCGTGCCCGGGGTGAGGTTCCGCTGCGGCCATGGTGCGACGGGCGACGACGCGTACTCGATCGCGCGCGACTGCCCGGTCTGCATGCTCATCGCCGAGACGCAGCGCTCCCGAGGCGAGCTGCTCGGGCGTGCCGCGCCCGCCGAACGAGGCAGGCTCGCGGCCGAGACCCGCCTCGGCGCCGAGTTCGAGTGGCGCTGCGACCGCGGGCACGACCGGTATCGTGCCACGATCGCCGAGCAGTTGACGGGTACCGGGTGCGCCAAGTGCCGGGCCAACGCGCACGCCCCTGCCGCGCTCCGCGAGGCGGGGGTCGCCTTCATGAACCCCGGGCTGCGCACCCGCACCTCGGCCACCGAACAGCGACTGCGCGCACTGCTCGGCGAACGCATCAGGCTCCACCACCGGGTCAACGCCGTGCGCGTCGCCCGCACCTTCTTCGGTCGCACCGAGGTCTGGCCCGACATCATCGTGCCGCAGCTGCGCATCGCGATCGAGTACGACGACCCCGGCCGCTCGCGCCGTGCGCACGTCGGGCTCAAGGAGGCGTCCGACGTCGAGAAGGACGAGGCGCTCCGCGAGGTCGGCTGGCGAGTGATCCGGGTTCGCGGCGGCGGGCTCGACGCCCTCGGTCCCGACGACGTCGTCTGCCGGAACATCACCGCGGTCGTGGCCGACGAGGTCGTCGAACGGATGCGGCGCATTCGGGGTGACGACGCGGTGCGGGCACTCGAGCTTCCCGGCGCCGGGGCAGATCGGCTTTGATTCGGCGCGACCCGGTCTGCTAGGAAGGGAAGACCCCCTACCGGCCCGATGATTGGACCCGATGATGAGTTCCCCCGCTCTCCAGACCGAAACCGAGGCCGTGACCGACGACGTCGCCGCGGGCGAGGCGTCGGCAGACACCGAGTGACGAGGTGGACACCGACGCGCTGAAGCGCACCTGGTCGCTCGCCGAGACGCTCGGCGACGAGGTCCCGCTCTTCTTCTACTCGCATCTCTTCTACACGCACCCCGAACTGCGAGCGATGTTCCCGGTCTCGATGGCCACCCAGCGAGACCGGCTCGTCGGTGCGCTCGGGCGCATCGTCTCCAACGTCGACCGACTCGACGACGTGACGGCGTTCATCCAGCAACTCGGCCGTGACCACCGACGCTTCCAGGTGGTCGCCGAGCACTACGACGCCGTGGGGCTCTCACTCCTCACGACTCTCAAGCACTTCCTCGGCGACCAGTGGACGCCCGAACTCGCCGCCG
Coding sequences within it:
- the aceE gene encoding pyruvate dehydrogenase (acetyl-transferring), homodimeric type, which codes for MTVNDQDPYSVEAMDSDPEETNEWAESLDSLVAEKGHQRAREIMLSLLKRSKELHLGVPMVPTTDYLNTIAPENEPEFPGDEETERRYRAWIRWNAAMLVHRAQRPGIGVGGHISTYASSAALYEVGFNHFFRGQDHPGGGDQVFFQGHASPGMYARAFLEGRLSSDQLDGFRQEKSHAPNGLSSYPHPRLMPEFWQFPTVSMGLGPINAIYQAQLNKYLTNRGIKDASDQHVWAFLGDGEMDEVESRGQLQVAANEGLDNLTFVINCNLQRLDGPVRGNGKIIQELESFFRGAGWNVIKVVWGREWDSLLANDHEGALRNLMNVTPDGDYQTYKAESGAYVRENFFGRDPRALELVKDLSDDEIWGLKRGGHDYRKVYAAFKAATEHKGQPTVILAKTIKGYGLGPAFEGRNATHQMKKMTLENLKTFRDSMRIPITDAQLEENPYLPPYYTPGDSDPAIQYLHERRRELGGYTPERRTKYTQVTLPDDSAYAIAKKGSGTQEIATTMAFVRLLKDLIRSKDFGNRIVPIIPDEARTFGIDAFFPTAKIYNPNGQHYTSVDRELLLAYKESPQGQIVHVGINEAGALAAFTNIGTSYSTQGEPLIPIYVFYSMFGFQRTGDAMWAAGDQMARGFIIGATAGRTTLTGEGLQHADGHSPMLAATNPAVVSYDPAYGYEIGHIMRSGLERMYGGQHPDPNVMYYLTVYNEPIVQPAEPEGVDVEGIVRGIHRLSVSDAAGPKAQLLASGVAVPWILEAQQLLAEDWGVSADVWSVTSWNELRRDGLAADEHNFLNPDAERQVPYVTQKLTGLQGPFVAVSDYAHSVPDQIRKYVPGEFATLGADDFGFSDTRAAARRYFKIDGPSVVVRTLEQLAERGEVDRSLPARAIEKYRLHDVNAGTTGSAGGES
- a CDS encoding PucR family transcriptional regulator, giving the protein MATRPKTKAETLAWLRTIAGELATATLKRLEDTLPWYGDMPPSRRSAVGLVAQAGISSFIAWFDDPRSTPWIAADVFGAAPRELLRSVSLQQTLQLIRVVVEVVEERVKDGGEPLREAILLYSREIAFAAADVYARAAEARGLWDARLEALVVDSILSGEADDELPSRIAALGWHGHGEVAVLVGTAPKQLDVDHVRRAARHMHADVLIGVQGNRLVLVIGRADPLSVDGDESIGTAPALTFLEIATQLEPHFGPGHLVLGHAVPNLVDASKSAKAALAGFAVARSWRHAPRPVHADDLLPERALAGDPLARATLVHRIYRPLQAHSTELLTTLWSYLDNGRSLEATARELFVHPNTVRYRLKRVSDVIGWDATGAREALILQSALIIGSMSDHEHPPRRPS
- a CDS encoding ACP S-malonyltransferase gives rise to the protein MIVVVCPGQGSQTPGFLAPWLAEPGFAARLDALSAAAGVDLATHGTVSDADTIRDTAVAQPLIVAAGLLTLDALLADGRAARIGGIAGHSVGEITAAAGAGVLSGTDAMGFVAERGRAMAEAAALEPTGMSAVLGGDEAGLLARLDELGLEPANFNGGGQIVVAGAVDALEQLKAEPPAGARVIPLQVAGAFHTRYMRPAVERLAKVAEELSPADPTLPIWTNRDGSVVASGAEFLELLVGQVSSPVRWDRCMESFAAANVTGIIELAPAGALVGLAKRGLKGVPTVAVKTPDDLPAAIELIDQAA
- a CDS encoding beta-ketoacyl-ACP synthase 3; the protein is MTRPTLQQSHGPAYTRIYALGAARGENAVPNDDLVGPIDSSDEWIQQRTGIITRTRAGADVLAVDLATAAATEAIERSGVAPELIDLVIIATISNVQQTPSMAAVVADRVGANPAAAYDANAACAGYAYAIAQADALIRAGAAHYALVIGAEKLSDVVDPTDRSISFLLGDGAGAAVIGPSDTPGIARTVWGSDGSKAGAVGMNGTLVEFRDGAAEWPTLRQEGQTVFRWAVWDMAKVAKQALDAAGVTSADLAAFIPHQANMRIIDEFAKQLKLPESVVIARDIATTGNTSAASIPLATHRLLEEHPELSGGLALQIGFGAGLVFGAQVVVLP
- a CDS encoding acyl carrier protein, whose translation is MALSTEEVLAGLAELINDETGIATDTVELDKSFTDDLDIDSISMMTIVVNAEEKFDVKIPDEEVKNLKTVGDAVDFIVKAQA
- a CDS encoding beta-ketoacyl-[acyl-carrier-protein] synthase family protein, with the protein product MTKNIVVTGIGASSPIGGTAPDSWTALLAGASGARTLEHDWVAEYSLPVTFAAEALVRPDTVLERPVAKRLDPSSQLALVAALEAWADAGSPEVDPERLGVDFATGIGGVWTLLDAWDTLREKGPRRVLPMTVPMLMPNSASGNLSLHFGARAFATTVASACASSTESIFNAIEHLQDGLADVVIAGGTESAIHPITIASFASMQALSKRNDDPATASRPTSVDRDGFVMGEGAGVLILETEEHAKARGAKIYAYVAGGGVTADSYHITANDPEGRGAARAVKLALEQAGASPDDVTHINAHATSTPVGDPNEYQALKAVFGDRVDEIPVSATKASTGHLLGGTGALEAIFTVLALRDRVAPPTINITEQDPQVPFRVSGSTQELGAGDQLAISNSFGFGGHNAVIAFRSA
- a CDS encoding DUF3145 domain-containing protein, yielding MAETVAPAARAARGVLFVHSSPRALCPHVEWAAGRALGVPVNFDWQEQPVLRGTQRAEYYWEGAAGSGARIASALRGWDQLRFEVSEDAAPGSDGARWMHTPELGVFFAQTDSVGNTVVPEDRIRYAMEVGGYDPQELHRELRLALGQAWDDELEPFRHASDFAPVVWLHQVG
- a CDS encoding PadR family transcriptional regulator, giving the protein MAVREALLALLLGGPAYGFQLHGALATRTGGRRRINVGQSYATLERATKSGLIESAGTTDDGLPLHRLTEAGTALALGWLGGADAAGAEPWDETIDRVLIAASLPEIDERPILDAELGRWGTRLTDAEARAGSEVDSDARPDLAPEAGAVSALTRLAASADAARARAALDWLAVAALAAASGTPLTFAPTTERPRRGRRPRPSAAAAESVQPSAMP